Below is a genomic region from Streptomyces ferrugineus.
TGAGGGCAGGGCGTCACGGAGGAAGGTCTCGGCCTCGCCCTCGACCATCCCCAGGCCACCACGCACCTGGACGGCATCCAGGCCCAGTTGTACGGCGGCCTCGCTGACCGCGAGTTTCGCGAGTGCGGGTGCGATCTCGTCCTGGCTGCCCCGCGCCAGCCCCCAGGCGGCCTTGTACAGCAGGAGCCGGGCGGACTCCAGGCGCAGCGTCATGTCGACGATCCGGTGGCTGACCGCCTGGAAACCCCCGATGGGGGAACCGAACTGTGCGCGCTCCCCGGCGTATTCGATCGTGGACTCCAGGATGCGACGCATGGCGCCCAGGTATATCGCGAACAGGCAGACACGCTCCCACTTCATGGACGCGGAGAACACGCTGGCCCCCGAGCCCTCGGCGCCGAGCATCTGGCGGGCCGGGACGACGCATCCGTCGAAGTGGACATCGGCCGTGGGTGATCCGCGCAGTCCGACCTTGTCGTAGACCGGACCGACGCTGAGTCCCGGGGTGCCGGCCTCGACGATGAACGCCGTGAGTCCGAAGAAGCCTCCGTTCGGCTCGGTCGCCGCCTGCACGACGAAGGCGTCGGCGACGGGTGCGTTCGTCGTGAAGCACTTGCTGCCCTGGAGCACGTACTCGTCTCCCTTGCGCTCCGCGCGGGTTCGCAGGTTCAGCGCGTCGGATCCGGCCTCCGGCTCGGTGATGCCGTGCGCGGCGATCCGCTCTCCCGAGCAGAGTGCGGGGAGCCACTCCCTCTTCTGTTCCTCCGTTCCGAACTCGACGATGGGCATCAGTGAGGCGAACAGATGGGCGGCGACGGAGAACGCGAAACCCGTGTCCTC
It encodes:
- the redW gene encoding L-prolyl-[peptidyl-carrier protein] dehydrogenase → MNFEFDADSEEMRAMVVAFAQRELVGRKDAARTAFDPGDFRRRWRLAGAQGLVGGAVPLEYGGSGLDAVTSSVVMEALGYGTEDTGFAFSVAAHLFASLMPIVEFGTEEQKREWLPALCSGERIAAHGITEPEAGSDALNLRTRAERKGDEYVLQGSKCFTTNAPVADAFVVQAATEPNGGFFGLTAFIVEAGTPGLSVGPVYDKVGLRGSPTADVHFDGCVVPARQMLGAEGSGASVFSASMKWERVCLFAIYLGAMRRILESTIEYAGERAQFGSPIGGFQAVSHRIVDMTLRLESARLLLYKAAWGLARGSQDEIAPALAKLAVSEAAVQLGLDAVQVRGGLGMVEGEAETFLRDALPSRVFSGTSEIQKNNIARALGLGNSRRPRRRR